The Acidimicrobiales bacterium genome segment CAGCGCCATCAGGAGCGCCAGCAGGCGCCATCGCGGTCGGTGTCGTCGGTTCATCCATTCCCCTTTCAGGACGGGATCGTCCGCCGGGGCGGGATGCGCGCGACCGGACGGGTGACGGTCGCGGACGGACCTCGTCACCCTGGCCGAGCACCTCCCCCCGGAAACGCTCGAACGCCACGCTCGTGCGAGGCGCCTCTCCATGGCCGTTTGCGCGGCAACGTACCAGACGCCTCCTGGCCACACGGTGTTCATCGGCGACGGTTCTGTCACAGTGGCGCGGTGGCGAGCCGGGAGTGGACGGTGGCGGAGGCCAACGCCGCCCTCGCGCGGGTCGCCGCGCTCGTCGAGCAGGCGAGGGACGCCGTGCGCTCCGTGCGCGAGGCGCGGGTGGCGCGCGCCGAGCTCGTCCGGCGCAACGGCCGGGGCCCCGGCGACGACCGCGGCGCGGCCGGCGAGGCCGCGCTGCGGGCCGTGCTCGGCGAGCTCGAGGACGACGGCATCGTGCTGCGCGACGTGGACCGCGGGCTGGTCGACTTCC includes the following:
- a CDS encoding DUF2203 family protein codes for the protein MASREWTVAEANAALARVAALVEQARDAVRSVREARVARAELVRRNGRGPGDDRGAAGEAALRAVLGELEDDGIVLRDVDRGLVDFPARSPSGRSYLLCWVVGEPEVAWWHWPEDGFPGRTPLSQPPG